A stretch of the Streptomyces sp. NBC_00654 genome encodes the following:
- the pgi gene encoding glucose-6-phosphate isomerase, with the protein MNAQSRTRLNQTPEWTALGKHREELGGTHLRQLFADGPDRGSAYTLRVGDLYLDYSKHLVTDETLRLLRELATATGVAELRDAMFRGEKINTTEDRAVLHTALRAPRDAVIEVDGENVVPAVHAVLDRMAAFSERIRSGQWAGHTGRPIKNIVNIGIGGSDLGPAMAYEVLRSFTDRSLTVRFVSNVDGADLHEAVRDLDAAETLFVVASKTFTTIETITNATSARDWLLTELRAGQDAVAKHFVALSTNAAKVADFGIDTANMFEFWDWVGGRYSYDSAIGLSLMVAIGPDRFREMLDGFHLVDEHFRTAPAEENAPLLLGLLGVWYGAFFDAQSHAVLPYSHYLSKFTAYLQQLDMESNGKSVDRDGNPVDWQTGPVVWGTPGTNGQHAYYQLIHQGTKMIPADFIGFAAPVHDLLPGLIAQHDLLMANFFAQTQALAFGRTPDEVRAEGVPEELVPHKTFRGNHPTTTILADRLTPSVLGQLIALYEHKVFVQGAVWNIDSFDQWGVELGKVLAKKIEPVLTEGTGGERLDSSTATLAAAYRTLRGR; encoded by the coding sequence ATGAACGCACAAAGCCGAACCAGGCTCAATCAGACGCCCGAGTGGACGGCTCTCGGCAAGCACCGTGAGGAGCTCGGCGGGACCCATCTGCGGCAGCTGTTCGCGGACGGTCCGGACCGCGGCAGCGCCTACACCCTGCGGGTCGGCGACCTGTACCTCGACTACTCCAAGCACCTGGTCACCGACGAGACGCTCCGCCTGCTGCGCGAACTCGCCACCGCCACCGGGGTCGCGGAGCTGCGCGACGCGATGTTCCGCGGCGAGAAGATCAACACCACCGAGGACCGGGCGGTCCTGCACACCGCGCTCCGCGCCCCGCGCGACGCGGTGATCGAGGTCGACGGCGAGAACGTGGTGCCCGCCGTGCACGCCGTCCTCGACAGGATGGCCGCCTTCTCCGAGCGGATCAGGTCGGGGCAGTGGGCCGGTCACACCGGCCGGCCCATCAAGAACATCGTCAACATCGGCATCGGCGGCTCCGACCTCGGCCCCGCCATGGCCTATGAGGTGCTGCGCTCCTTCACGGACCGCTCGCTCACCGTCCGCTTCGTCTCCAACGTGGACGGAGCCGACCTCCACGAGGCGGTACGCGACCTCGACGCGGCCGAGACGCTGTTCGTCGTCGCCTCCAAGACGTTCACCACGATCGAGACCATCACCAACGCCACCTCCGCCCGCGACTGGCTGCTCACCGAGCTGAGGGCCGGTCAGGACGCCGTCGCCAAGCACTTCGTGGCGCTGTCGACCAACGCGGCGAAGGTCGCGGACTTCGGCATCGACACGGCCAACATGTTCGAGTTCTGGGACTGGGTCGGCGGCCGCTACTCCTACGACTCCGCCATCGGCCTCTCGCTGATGGTCGCCATCGGACCGGACCGGTTCCGCGAGATGCTCGACGGCTTCCACCTCGTCGACGAGCACTTCCGCACCGCCCCCGCCGAGGAGAACGCCCCGCTGCTGCTCGGCCTGCTGGGAGTCTGGTACGGCGCCTTCTTCGACGCCCAGTCGCACGCGGTGCTGCCCTACAGCCACTATCTGTCCAAGTTCACCGCGTATCTGCAGCAGCTGGACATGGAGTCCAACGGCAAGTCCGTGGACCGGGACGGCAATCCGGTGGACTGGCAGACCGGCCCGGTGGTCTGGGGCACCCCCGGCACCAACGGCCAGCACGCGTATTACCAGCTGATCCACCAGGGTACGAAGATGATCCCGGCGGACTTCATCGGCTTCGCCGCCCCGGTGCACGACCTGCTGCCCGGACTGATCGCCCAGCACGACCTGCTGATGGCCAACTTCTTCGCCCAGACCCAGGCCCTCGCCTTCGGCAGGACGCCCGATGAGGTCCGCGCCGAAGGGGTGCCCGAGGAACTGGTCCCGCACAAGACGTTCCGGGGCAACCACCCCACGACCACGATCCTCGCCGACAGGCTGACCCCCTCGGTCCTCGGCCAGCTGATCGCGCTCTACGAGCACAAGGTCTTCGTCCAGGGCGCCGTCTGGAACATCGACTCCTTCGACCAGTGGGGCGTCGAGCTCGGCAAGGTACTCGCCAAGAAGATCGAACCGGTCCTGACCGAGGGCACCGGCGGCGAGCGGCTGGACAGCTCCACCGCGACGCTGGCCGCCGCCTACCGCACGCTGCGGGGGCGCTGA
- a CDS encoding RNA polymerase-binding protein RbpA, whose protein sequence is MASGNAIRGSRVGAGPMGEAERGESAPRLRISFWCSNGHETQPSFAHDAQVPETWDCPRCGFPAGQDRDSPPDPPRTEPYKTHLAYVRERRSDADGEAILAEALAKLRGEI, encoded by the coding sequence GTGGCAAGTGGCAACGCGATCCGGGGAAGCCGGGTCGGAGCGGGGCCGATGGGGGAGGCCGAGCGGGGCGAGTCCGCACCGCGCCTCCGCATCTCCTTCTGGTGCTCGAACGGGCACGAGACGCAGCCGAGCTTCGCCCATGACGCGCAGGTACCGGAGACCTGGGACTGCCCGCGCTGCGGCTTCCCGGCCGGCCAGGACCGGGACAGCCCGCCGGACCCGCCGCGCACCGAGCCGTACAAGACGCATCTGGCGTACGTACGGGAGCGGCGCAGCGACGCGGACGGCGAGGCCATTCTCGCCGAGGCCCTTGCCAAACTGCGCGGCGAAATCTAG
- the secG gene encoding preprotein translocase subunit SecG, translated as MILGFEIALIVFSLLLMLLVLMHKGKGGGLSDMFGGGMQSSVGGSSVAERNLDRITVVVGLGWFACIVVLGLLIKLDN; from the coding sequence GTGATTTTGGGGTTCGAGATCGCCCTGATCGTCTTCAGCCTGCTGCTGATGCTGCTGGTGCTGATGCACAAGGGAAAGGGCGGCGGCCTCTCCGACATGTTCGGTGGCGGTATGCAGTCCTCCGTCGGTGGCTCCTCGGTCGCCGAGCGCAACCTCGACCGCATCACCGTCGTGGTCGGTCTGGGCTGGTTCGCCTGCATTGTGGTCCTTGGTCTGCTGATCAAGCTGGACAACTGA
- the tpiA gene encoding triose-phosphate isomerase, which yields MSTRTPLMAGNWKMNLNHLEAIAHVQKLAFALTDKDYDAVEVAVLPPFTDLRSVQTLVDGDKLKIKYGAQDISAHDSGAYTGEISGPMLAKLRCTYVAVGHSERRQYHGENDEVCNAKVKAAYKHGLTPILCVGEGLDIRKAGDQVSYTLAQLDGALKDVPAEQADSIVIAYEPVWAIGTGEVATPEDAQEVCGAIRRRLAELYSQELADAVRIQYGGSVKSGNVAAIMAQPDVDGALIGGAALDADEFVKIVRFRDQ from the coding sequence ATGAGCACCCGCACCCCGCTGATGGCGGGCAACTGGAAGATGAACCTCAACCACCTCGAGGCCATCGCCCACGTCCAGAAGCTCGCCTTCGCCCTGACCGACAAGGACTACGACGCCGTAGAGGTCGCCGTCCTGCCGCCCTTCACCGACCTGCGATCCGTGCAGACCCTGGTGGACGGCGACAAGCTGAAGATCAAGTACGGCGCCCAGGACATCTCGGCGCACGACTCCGGCGCGTACACCGGTGAGATCTCCGGCCCCATGCTCGCCAAGCTGAGGTGCACGTACGTGGCCGTCGGCCACAGCGAGCGCCGCCAGTACCACGGCGAGAACGACGAGGTCTGCAACGCCAAGGTGAAGGCCGCGTACAAGCACGGTCTGACCCCGATCCTGTGCGTCGGCGAGGGCCTGGACATCCGCAAGGCCGGTGACCAGGTCTCCTACACGCTCGCGCAGCTCGACGGCGCCCTCAAGGACGTGCCGGCCGAGCAGGCCGATTCCATCGTGATCGCCTACGAGCCGGTCTGGGCCATCGGGACCGGCGAGGTCGCCACCCCCGAGGACGCCCAGGAGGTGTGCGGAGCGATCCGCCGCCGGCTGGCCGAGCTGTACTCGCAGGAGCTGGCCGACGCCGTCCGTATCCAGTACGGCGGCTCGGTGAAGTCCGGCAATGTCGCGGCCATCATGGCCCAGCCCGACGTGGACGGCGCCCTGATCGGCGGCGCCGCGCTGGACGCCGACGAGTTCGTCAAGATCGTCCGCTTCCGCGACCAGTGA
- the pgk gene encoding phosphoglycerate kinase yields the protein MKTIDELLAEGVAGKRVFVRADLNVPLDGTTITDDGRIRAVVPTVTKLADAGARVIVASHLGRPKGAPDPAFSLAPAAARLGELLGTEVAFAADTVGESARATVAALTDGKVAVIENLRFNAGETSKDDAERGAFADRLAELADVYVGDGFGAVHRKHASVFDLPARLPHCAGYLIATEVGVLKKLTSDVKRPYAVVLGGAKVSDKLGVIDHLLEKADRILIGGGMAYTFLKAQGHEIGTSLLQEDQVPAVQGYLKRAEELGVEFVLPVDVLVAGEFPDLRTKAPAHPSTVAADAMPAGRMGLDLGPETRKLYASKLADAATVFWNGPMGVFEHPDYAEGTRALAQALIDSPAFSVVGGGDSAAAVRILGFDENAFGHISTGGGASLEYLEGKTLPGLAALED from the coding sequence ATGAAGACGATCGACGAACTTCTCGCCGAAGGGGTCGCGGGCAAGCGGGTATTCGTCCGCGCCGACCTCAATGTGCCGCTGGACGGCACCACCATCACCGACGACGGCCGGATCCGCGCCGTCGTCCCGACGGTCACCAAGCTCGCCGACGCGGGTGCGCGGGTCATCGTCGCCTCGCACCTCGGCCGCCCCAAGGGCGCCCCGGACCCGGCCTTCTCGCTGGCGCCCGCCGCCGCCCGCCTCGGTGAACTCCTCGGCACGGAGGTCGCCTTCGCGGCCGACACCGTCGGAGAGTCCGCCCGCGCCACGGTCGCGGCCCTCACCGACGGCAAGGTCGCCGTCATCGAGAACCTCCGCTTCAACGCCGGTGAGACGTCGAAGGACGACGCCGAGCGCGGGGCGTTCGCCGACCGGCTCGCCGAGCTCGCCGATGTGTACGTGGGCGACGGCTTCGGTGCCGTCCACCGCAAGCACGCCTCGGTCTTCGACCTCCCGGCCCGGCTGCCGCACTGCGCGGGCTACCTCATCGCCACCGAGGTCGGGGTGCTGAAGAAGCTCACCTCCGACGTCAAGCGGCCGTACGCGGTCGTCCTCGGCGGTGCCAAGGTCTCCGACAAGCTCGGGGTCATCGACCACCTGCTGGAGAAGGCCGACCGCATCCTGATCGGCGGCGGCATGGCGTACACCTTCCTCAAGGCCCAGGGCCACGAGATCGGCACCTCGCTGCTCCAGGAGGACCAGGTCCCCGCGGTCCAGGGCTACCTCAAGCGCGCCGAGGAGCTCGGTGTGGAGTTCGTGCTCCCCGTCGACGTCCTGGTCGCCGGTGAGTTCCCGGACCTGAGGACCAAGGCTCCGGCCCACCCGAGCACGGTCGCCGCCGACGCCATGCCGGCTGGCCGGATGGGTCTGGACCTCGGTCCCGAGACCCGCAAGCTGTACGCATCGAAGCTCGCCGACGCGGCCACCGTCTTCTGGAACGGTCCGATGGGCGTCTTCGAGCACCCCGACTACGCCGAGGGCACGCGCGCACTCGCGCAGGCCCTCATCGACTCCCCGGCCTTCAGCGTCGTCGGTGGTGGCGACTCCGCCGCCGCCGTCCGCATCCTGGGCTTCGACGAGAACGCATTCGGCCATATTTCGACCGGTGGCGGCGCCAGCCTCGAATACCTCGAGGGCAAGACGCTTCCCGGCCTCGCCGCACTGGAGGACTGA
- the gap gene encoding type I glyceraldehyde-3-phosphate dehydrogenase → MTIRVGINGFGRIGRNYFRALLEQGADIEIVAVNDLGDTATTAHLLKYDTILGRLKAEVSHTADTITVDGHTIKVLSERNPADIPWGQLGVDIVIESTGIFTKKADAEKHIAGGAKKVLISAPAKDEDITIVMGVNQEKYDAANHHVISNASCTTNCVAPMAKVLDENFGIVKGLMTTVHAYTNDQRILDFPHSDLRRARAAAENIIPTTTGAAKATALVLPQLKGKLDGIAMRVPVPTGSATDLVVELQREVTKDEVNAAFKKASDDGDLKGFLAYTEDPIVSSDIVSDPASCTFDSSLTMVQEGKTVKILGWYDNEWGYSNRLVDLTVFVGGQL, encoded by the coding sequence GTGACGATCCGCGTAGGCATCAACGGCTTTGGCCGCATCGGACGTAACTACTTCCGCGCGCTGCTGGAGCAGGGTGCGGACATCGAGATCGTGGCTGTCAACGACCTGGGTGACACTGCGACCACGGCCCACCTGCTGAAGTACGACACCATTCTGGGTCGTCTCAAGGCAGAGGTGAGCCACACCGCCGACACCATCACCGTCGACGGTCACACCATCAAGGTGCTCTCCGAGCGCAACCCGGCCGACATCCCCTGGGGTCAGCTGGGCGTCGACATCGTGATCGAGTCGACCGGTATCTTCACCAAGAAGGCCGACGCCGAGAAGCACATCGCGGGCGGCGCCAAGAAGGTCCTCATCTCGGCTCCGGCCAAGGACGAGGACATCACCATCGTGATGGGCGTCAACCAGGAGAAGTACGACGCGGCCAACCACCACGTCATCTCCAACGCCTCCTGCACCACCAACTGTGTGGCGCCGATGGCGAAGGTTCTCGACGAGAACTTCGGCATCGTCAAGGGTCTGATGACGACGGTCCACGCGTACACGAACGACCAGCGCATCCTGGACTTCCCGCACTCGGACCTGCGTCGCGCCCGCGCCGCCGCCGAGAACATCATTCCGACCACGACGGGTGCCGCCAAGGCCACCGCCCTGGTCCTCCCGCAGCTCAAGGGCAAGCTCGACGGCATCGCGATGCGCGTCCCGGTCCCGACCGGTTCGGCCACCGACCTGGTCGTCGAGCTCCAGCGCGAGGTCACCAAGGACGAGGTCAACGCCGCGTTCAAGAAGGCGTCCGACGACGGCGACCTCAAGGGCTTCCTGGCCTACACCGAGGACCCGATCGTCTCGTCCGACATCGTCAGCGACCCGGCGTCGTGCACCTTCGACTCCTCCCTGACGATGGTTCAGGAGGGCAAGACGGTGAAGATCCTCGGCTGGTACGACAACGAGTGGGGTTACTCCAACCGCCTCGTCGACCTGACCGTCTTCGTCGGCGGCCAGCTCTGA
- the whiA gene encoding DNA-binding protein WhiA, with product MAMTPAVKDEISRLPVTRTCCRKAEVSAILRFAGGLHLVSGRIVIEAELDTAMAARRLKRDILEIFGHSSELIVMAPGGLRRGSRYVVRVVAGGDQLARQTGLVDGRGRPIRGLPPQVVSGATCDAEAAWRGAFLAHGSLTEPGRSSSLEVTCPGPEAALALVGAARRLSIAAKAREVRGVDRVVVRDGDAIGALLTRLGAHESVLAWEERRMRREVRATANRLANFDDANLRRSARAAVAAGARVGRALEILGEEVPEHLAAAGRLRMEHKQASLEELGALADPPLTKDAVAGRIRRLLAMADKRAQDLGIPGTESTLSEELADGLVG from the coding sequence ATGGCGATGACGCCAGCGGTGAAGGACGAAATCTCTCGGCTTCCCGTCACCCGGACCTGCTGCAGGAAGGCAGAAGTCTCGGCGATTCTTCGTTTCGCGGGCGGGCTGCACTTGGTGAGCGGCCGGATTGTGATCGAGGCGGAGCTGGACACCGCGATGGCGGCGCGCCGGCTCAAGCGGGACATCCTCGAAATCTTCGGGCACAGCTCGGAACTGATCGTGATGGCCCCCGGCGGGCTGCGGCGCGGCTCGCGCTACGTCGTGCGCGTGGTGGCGGGCGGTGACCAGCTGGCCCGCCAGACCGGTCTGGTGGACGGCCGCGGCCGGCCCATCCGCGGGCTTCCCCCGCAGGTGGTCTCGGGAGCCACTTGTGACGCGGAGGCGGCCTGGCGCGGAGCCTTCCTGGCGCACGGCTCGCTCACCGAGCCGGGCCGTTCCTCCTCGCTGGAGGTGACCTGCCCGGGGCCGGAGGCGGCGCTCGCGCTGGTCGGCGCGGCCCGCAGGCTCTCCATCGCCGCTAAGGCCCGCGAGGTGCGCGGGGTGGACCGCGTCGTCGTCCGGGACGGCGACGCGATCGGGGCCCTGCTGACCCGGCTCGGCGCCCATGAGTCGGTGCTGGCCTGGGAGGAGCGCCGGATGCGGCGCGAGGTCCGGGCCACGGCGAACCGGCTGGCCAACTTCGATGACGCCAACCTCCGCCGCTCGGCCCGCGCCGCGGTGGCCGCCGGGGCCCGGGTGGGGCGCGCGCTGGAGATCCTGGGCGAGGAGGTGCCCGAGCACCTCGCGGCGGCCGGACGCCTGCGCATGGAGCACAAGCAGGCCTCCCTGGAGGAGCTGGGCGCGCTCGCCGACCCGCCGCTGACCAAGGACGCGGTCGCGGGCCGGATCCGCCGCCTGCTGGCCATGGCCGACAAGCGGGCCCAGGACCTGGGCATCCCGGGTACGGAGTCCACCCTGAGCGAGGAGCTCGCCGACGGCCTCGTCGGCTGA
- the yvcK gene encoding uridine diphosphate-N-acetylglucosamine-binding protein YvcK, translated as MTGRNLRLRRLSRATSALSGRKRGAQPKVVALGGGMGLSASLAALRRITGDLTAVVTVADDGGSSGRLREELGVLPPGDLRKALAALCGDDDWGQTWARVIQHRFESKGDLHEHAVGNLLIVALWEQLGDHVQALDLVGKLLGAHGRVLPMSAVPLELQALVRGHDADRPEEIVTVRGQATVALTPGEVQSVHVVPADPPAVPEAVEAVLDADWVVLGPGSWFSSVIPHLLVPDLLDALVGTKARKVLSLNLAPQPGETDGFSPQRHLEVLGRHAPKLALDVVLADEAAVPDRESLADAAKRLGAAVELAPVASPDGVPIHDPELLAAAYDRIFRMHGRIGPWR; from the coding sequence GTGACCGGTCGCAATCTGCGTCTGCGGCGGCTCAGCAGAGCCACGTCGGCGCTCTCCGGCCGCAAGCGCGGCGCCCAGCCCAAGGTCGTCGCGCTCGGCGGCGGCATGGGCCTGTCGGCGTCCCTCGCGGCGCTGCGCCGGATCACCGGCGATCTCACGGCCGTGGTCACCGTCGCGGACGACGGCGGCTCCAGCGGCCGGCTGCGCGAGGAGCTGGGCGTCCTGCCGCCCGGCGACCTGCGCAAGGCCCTCGCCGCGCTCTGCGGCGACGACGACTGGGGACAGACCTGGGCCCGGGTCATCCAGCACCGCTTCGAGTCCAAGGGCGATCTGCACGAGCACGCGGTCGGCAACCTGCTGATCGTCGCCCTGTGGGAACAGCTCGGCGACCATGTGCAGGCGCTCGACCTGGTCGGCAAGCTGCTCGGCGCGCACGGCCGGGTGCTGCCGATGTCGGCCGTGCCGCTGGAGCTCCAGGCGCTGGTACGGGGACACGACGCGGACCGCCCCGAGGAGATCGTCACGGTGCGCGGCCAGGCCACGGTGGCGCTCACCCCGGGCGAGGTCCAGTCCGTGCACGTCGTCCCGGCGGACCCGCCGGCCGTCCCCGAGGCGGTCGAGGCCGTCCTCGACGCGGACTGGGTGGTCCTCGGCCCCGGCTCCTGGTTCTCCTCGGTGATCCCGCATCTGCTGGTGCCCGATCTGCTCGACGCACTGGTCGGCACGAAGGCCCGGAAGGTCCTCTCGCTGAACCTCGCGCCGCAACCCGGTGAAACAGATGGCTTCTCCCCGCAGCGTCATTTGGAGGTTTTGGGACGACACGCACCTAAACTCGCCTTGGACGTGGTGCTGGCCGACGAGGCCGCCGTGCCCGACCGTGAGTCCCTCGCCGATGCCGCAAAACGGCTCGGTGCCGCGGTCGAGCTGGCGCCTGTGGCCTCACCCGACGGCGTTCCGATTCATGATCCGGAGCTGTTGGCCGCCGCGTACGACCGTATTTTTCGGATGCATGGAAGGATCGGCCCATGGCGATGA
- the rapZ gene encoding RNase adapter RapZ, whose translation MTEHTDETGNRTTAGGEHAPGHERRHEHEHQHERTDRADGAADVSTGTTNETGEAAASAIPELVIISGMSGAGRSTAAKCLEDLGWFVVDNLPPALIPTMVELGARSQGNVARIAVVVDVRGRRFFDNLRESLADLEAKHVTRRIVFLESSDDALVRRFESVRRPHPLQGDGRIVDGIAAERDLLRELRGDADLVIDTSSLNVHELRAKMDAQFAGDEEPELRATVMSFGFKYGLPVDADLVVDCRFLPNPHWVPELRPFTGLNEEVSAYVFDQPGAKEFLNQYTELLQLIAAGYRREGKRYVTIAVGCTGGKHRSVAMSEKLAARLATEGIETVLVHRDMGRE comes from the coding sequence ATGACTGAGCACACGGACGAGACAGGGAACAGAACCACGGCCGGGGGCGAGCACGCCCCCGGACACGAACGCCGGCACGAACATGAACACCAGCACGAACGCACAGACCGAGCAGACGGAGCAGCAGACGTGAGTACGGGCACCACGAACGAGACGGGCGAGGCCGCCGCGTCGGCCATTCCCGAACTGGTGATCATCTCCGGGATGTCGGGCGCCGGGCGGAGCACCGCCGCCAAGTGTCTGGAGGACCTCGGCTGGTTCGTCGTCGACAATCTGCCACCCGCGCTGATCCCCACCATGGTGGAGCTCGGCGCCCGCTCGCAGGGCAATGTGGCCCGGATCGCCGTCGTGGTCGATGTGCGCGGCCGGCGCTTCTTCGACAATCTGCGGGAGTCCCTCGCGGACCTGGAGGCCAAGCACGTCACCAGGCGGATCGTTTTCCTGGAGTCCTCCGACGACGCCCTGGTGCGCCGCTTCGAGTCGGTCCGCCGCCCGCACCCCCTCCAGGGCGACGGCCGGATCGTCGACGGCATCGCGGCCGAGCGCGATCTGCTGCGCGAGCTGCGCGGCGACGCCGACCTGGTGATCGACACCTCCAGCCTCAACGTGCACGAACTCCGGGCCAAGATGGACGCCCAGTTCGCGGGCGACGAGGAGCCGGAGCTGCGGGCCACGGTGATGTCCTTCGGCTTCAAGTACGGCCTGCCGGTCGACGCCGACCTGGTCGTGGACTGCCGCTTCCTGCCCAACCCGCACTGGGTCCCGGAGCTGCGCCCGTTCACCGGCCTCAACGAGGAGGTGTCCGCGTACGTCTTCGACCAGCCGGGCGCCAAGGAGTTCCTCAACCAGTACACGGAGCTGCTCCAGCTGATCGCGGCCGGTTACCGCCGCGAGGGCAAGCGGTACGTGACCATCGCCGTCGGGTGCACGGGCGGCAAGCACCGCTCCGTCGCGATGTCGGAGAAGCTCGCGGCCCGACTGGCCACGGAAGGCATCGAGACGGTCCTCGTCCACCGGGACATGGGGCGCGAGTGA
- the uvrC gene encoding excinuclease ABC subunit UvrC: MADPSSYRPKPGQIPDSPGVYKFRDEHRRVIYVGKAKNLRQRLANYFQDLAGLHPRTRTMVTTAASVEWTVVSTEVEALQLEYSWIKEYDPRFNVKYRDDKSYPYLAVTLDEEFPRVQVMRGAKKKGVRYFGPYGHAWAIRETVDLMLRVFPVRTCSAGVFKNAARTGRPCLLGYIGKCSAPCVGRVTPEEHRELAEDFCDFMAGRTGTYIRRLEKDMMLAAEDMEYERAARLRDDAEALKRAMEKSAVVLADATDADLIAVAEDELEAAVQIFHVRGGRVRGQRGWVTDKVEAVDTAGLVEHALQQLYGEETGDSVPKEVLVPALPEDPEAVSQWLAGRRGSQVSLRIPQRGDKKDLMVTVQRNAQQALGLHKTKRASDLTTRSRALEEIAEALGLDTAPLRIECYDISHLQGDDVVASMVVFEDGLARKSEYRRFQIKGFEGQDDVRSMHEVIGRRFKRYLQEKERTGEWEEPQESGPAPTGPVPAPEPAGDAGPGGSEPREDQPDQSDQPDQSREDEPREDDGRPKRFAYPPQLVVVDGGQPQVAAAKRALDELGIDDIAVCGLAKRLEEVWLPDDDDPVVLPRSSEGLYLLQRVRDEAHRFAITYQRAKRAKRIRSSPLDAVAGLGETRKQALIKHFGSVKKLRQATIDEICQVPGIGRRTAESVAAALASTAPAAPAVNTATGEIIEDDDGGTS; this comes from the coding sequence ATGGCAGACCCCTCCAGCTACCGCCCCAAGCCGGGACAGATCCCCGACTCCCCGGGGGTCTACAAGTTCCGCGACGAGCACCGCCGGGTGATCTACGTCGGGAAGGCGAAGAACCTGCGCCAGCGCCTGGCCAACTACTTCCAGGACCTGGCCGGACTCCACCCGCGTACGCGCACGATGGTCACGACCGCCGCGTCCGTCGAATGGACGGTGGTCTCCACCGAGGTCGAGGCGCTCCAGCTGGAGTACTCCTGGATCAAGGAGTACGACCCCCGGTTCAACGTCAAGTACCGCGACGACAAGAGCTATCCGTATCTCGCGGTCACGCTCGACGAGGAGTTCCCGCGGGTCCAGGTCATGCGCGGGGCCAAGAAGAAGGGCGTGCGCTACTTCGGTCCGTACGGGCACGCGTGGGCCATCCGCGAGACCGTCGACCTGATGCTCCGCGTCTTCCCCGTCCGTACGTGCTCCGCGGGCGTGTTCAAGAACGCCGCCAGGACCGGCCGCCCCTGCCTCCTCGGGTACATCGGCAAGTGCTCGGCCCCCTGCGTCGGCCGCGTCACCCCCGAGGAACACCGCGAACTGGCCGAGGACTTCTGCGACTTCATGGCCGGCCGGACGGGGACGTACATCCGCCGGCTGGAGAAGGACATGATGCTGGCGGCGGAGGACATGGAGTACGAGCGGGCCGCACGGCTCCGCGACGACGCCGAGGCCCTGAAGCGGGCCATGGAGAAGAGCGCCGTCGTCCTCGCCGACGCCACCGACGCCGACCTGATCGCCGTCGCCGAGGACGAGCTGGAAGCCGCCGTCCAGATCTTCCACGTCCGCGGCGGCCGGGTGCGCGGTCAGCGCGGCTGGGTCACCGACAAGGTCGAGGCCGTCGACACCGCGGGCCTGGTCGAGCACGCTCTCCAGCAGCTGTACGGCGAGGAGACGGGCGACTCCGTCCCCAAGGAGGTCCTGGTCCCGGCCCTCCCCGAGGACCCCGAAGCGGTCTCCCAGTGGCTCGCCGGGCGCCGGGGTTCGCAGGTCAGCCTGCGTATCCCGCAGCGCGGCGACAAGAAGGACCTCATGGTCACCGTCCAGCGCAACGCCCAGCAGGCGCTCGGACTGCACAAGACCAAGCGCGCCTCCGACCTGACGACCCGCTCCCGCGCCCTGGAGGAGATCGCCGAGGCACTCGGCCTCGACACGGCCCCGCTGCGCATCGAGTGCTACGACATCTCCCATCTCCAGGGCGACGACGTGGTCGCGTCGATGGTGGTCTTCGAGGACGGGCTCGCCCGCAAGAGCGAGTACCGGCGCTTCCAGATCAAGGGCTTCGAGGGCCAGGACGACGTCCGCTCGATGCACGAGGTGATCGGGCGCCGGTTCAAGCGCTATCTCCAGGAGAAGGAGCGCACGGGGGAGTGGGAGGAGCCGCAGGAGTCCGGCCCGGCACCCACCGGACCCGTCCCCGCGCCGGAGCCCGCCGGGGACGCCGGTCCCGGCGGCAGCGAGCCCCGTGAGGACCAGCCCGACCAGTCCGACCAGCCCGACCAGTCCCGTGAGGACGAGCCCCGTGAGGACGACGGCCGCCCCAAGCGGTTCGCGTATCCGCCGCAGCTCGTCGTCGTCGACGGCGGACAGCCCCAGGTGGCCGCCGCCAAGCGTGCCCTGGACGAGCTGGGGATCGACGACATCGCCGTCTGCGGGCTGGCCAAGCGCCTCGAAGAGGTCTGGCTGCCCGATGACGACGACCCCGTGGTCCTGCCCCGTTCCAGCGAGGGCCTCTACCTCCTCCAGCGCGTCCGCGACGAGGCGCACCGCTTCGCCATCACCTACCAGCGGGCCAAGCGGGCCAAGCGCATCCGCAGCAGCCCCCTGGATGCTGTCGCCGGTCTCGGAGAGACCCGGAAACAGGCGCTGATCAAGCATTTCGGCTCCGTGAAGAAGCTGCGGCAGGCGACAATCGACGAGATCTGCCAGGTCCCGGGGATAGGCCGCAGGACGGCGGAATCGGTGGCCGCCGCCCTCGCCTCGACCGCCCCGGCCGCACCTGCCGTGAACACGGCCACAGGAGAGATCATTGAAGACGACGACGGGGGTACGTCATGA